CCGGGAGTCCCCGTCGGGGCCGCCGGGGCGGGGCAGGCCACCGTGCCCGGCCGTACGGTGAGGGAGAGCTTCGGAGTCGTCAGGACGCCCGGGATCTGGAAGTCCTGGGCGGTGCCGGTGATCCGGTCGAACTTGGCGTAGCGCGCCTGGATGCCGAAGCGGTGCTGCGGGCTGTCGAGCGGATTCACGACGTACGCGCCGGTGGCGTCCTTCACGGTCTTCACGTCGGCGCCGTTCGTGTTGAGGTCGACGATGCCGTCCATGTCGAGGACCCCGGTGGCGCTGCGCAGGTCGAGGACGGTGTTCTGCGTCCTGATCTCCCAGGAGCCGGGGTTGTCGTCGCCGAGGGTGAGCAGCAGGGTGTACGTGGCTCCCGCGATCTGCTGCCGTTGGCTCAGACACAGGCCGTTGATGACGCCGTCCGCGAAGCCCATGCGGAGCACGCGTTCGGTCCCGGCGGTGCCGTCGGGCCGTACGACGCTCTGGTCGACGACGGCGGCGCCGTACTGCGTCCCGTACAGGCTGCTGGTGGTGAAGTCGACGGGCCGGTCCTGGATGCGGAGGCCGACGGCGAGCGCGCCGGTCGCCATGGCGGAGCCGAGGCCGACGGCGGCGAGGAGCGCGGGCGCGGCGAC
This is a stretch of genomic DNA from Streptomyces sp. R44. It encodes these proteins:
- a CDS encoding DUF6230 family protein is translated as MSTRDIRARDIKARDIRAGDIRAGDIKAGDIRAGDIKARDIGTREEGRTHWRRSLFVAAPALLAAVGLGSAMATGALAVGLRIQDRPVDFTTSSLYGTQYGAAVVDQSVVRPDGTAGTERVLRMGFADGVINGLCLSQRQQIAGATYTLLLTLGDDNPGSWEIRTQNTVLDLRSATGVLDMDGIVDLNTNGADVKTVKDATGAYVVNPLDSPQHRFGIQARYAKFDRITGTAQDFQIPGVLTTPKLSLTVRPGTVACPAPAAPTGTPGTP